The following proteins come from a genomic window of Longimicrobium sp.:
- a CDS encoding 3-isopropylmalate dehydrogenase: MARVAVLPGDGVGKEVTREAERVLRAVRPDLELVEWPHGADRFLETGETITDAEFAELSSSYDAILLGALGDPRVPGNEHARQILLGMRFKLDLFINFRPVRLLDERLCPLKGKTVEDLDFVIFRENTEGVYVGMGGTFKQGTPDEVAVQEDMNTRKGVERIIRAAFDYARAHGHSRVTLSDKANAMEFAGGLWRRVFAEVAKEYPEIEREALYVDMLAMDLVRRPERYQVIVTGNLFGDILSDLGAALVGGLGLTASGNIHPGRVSLFEPVHGSAPDIAGQDKANPLAAILTSALMLRHLGDDASAARIESAVQSAVLADETTSDLGGSLGTVAAGEAVLRRLG, encoded by the coding sequence ATGGCCCGCGTTGCGGTGCTCCCCGGCGATGGCGTTGGCAAGGAGGTCACCCGCGAGGCCGAGCGCGTGCTGCGCGCCGTGCGGCCCGACCTGGAGCTGGTGGAGTGGCCCCACGGCGCCGACCGCTTCCTGGAGACCGGCGAGACGATCACCGACGCCGAGTTCGCCGAGCTCTCCTCCAGCTACGACGCCATCCTGCTGGGCGCCCTCGGCGATCCGCGCGTGCCGGGGAACGAGCACGCGCGCCAGATCCTGCTGGGGATGCGCTTCAAGCTTGACCTGTTCATCAACTTCCGCCCCGTGCGCCTCCTCGACGAGCGCCTCTGCCCGCTCAAGGGGAAGACGGTAGAGGACCTGGACTTCGTCATCTTCCGCGAGAACACGGAGGGGGTGTACGTGGGGATGGGCGGCACCTTCAAGCAGGGGACGCCGGACGAGGTCGCGGTGCAGGAGGACATGAACACGCGCAAGGGCGTGGAGCGGATCATCCGCGCCGCCTTCGACTACGCGCGCGCCCACGGCCACTCCCGCGTCACCCTCTCGGACAAGGCCAACGCGATGGAGTTCGCGGGCGGCCTCTGGCGCCGCGTCTTCGCCGAGGTCGCAAAGGAGTACCCGGAGATCGAGCGCGAGGCCCTGTACGTGGACATGCTGGCGATGGACCTCGTGCGCCGCCCCGAGCGCTACCAGGTGATCGTCACGGGCAACCTGTTCGGCGACATCCTGAGCGACCTCGGCGCCGCACTCGTAGGCGGCCTGGGCCTGACGGCCTCGGGCAACATCCACCCGGGGCGCGTCTCCCTCTTCGAGCCGGTGCACGGCTCCGCGCCGGACATCGCGGGGCAGGACAAGGCCAACCCCCTGGCCGCGATCCTCACCTCCGCACTCATGCTCCGCCACCTGGGCGACGACGCCTCCGCCGCGCGCATCGAATCCGCCGTCCAATCCGCCGTCCTCGCCGACGAGACCACCTCGGACCTCGGCGGATCGCTGGGGACGGTGGCCGCCGGGGAGGCAGTGCTGCGGCGGTTGGGGTGA
- a CDS encoding cytochrome c has translation MRRRTWWVAAAMVVMACDRGGGARKSGGGSSAPATTAEAGRPVAAAPVGVLPPGVPREAGEQGRELYLKACVMCHGENGGGTALGPSLTDRAWIEGNGSFDEIIAVTRNGVATPKEFPVPMPARGDGTFSDEQIRAVSAYTSSIANAR, from the coding sequence ATGCGGCGACGGACCTGGTGGGTGGCGGCGGCGATGGTGGTGATGGCGTGCGACCGCGGCGGCGGAGCGCGCAAGAGCGGCGGCGGCAGCTCGGCGCCGGCCACCACGGCCGAGGCCGGCCGCCCAGTTGCCGCGGCGCCCGTGGGGGTGCTTCCTCCCGGCGTTCCGCGCGAGGCGGGGGAGCAGGGGCGCGAGCTGTACCTGAAGGCGTGCGTCATGTGCCACGGCGAGAACGGCGGCGGCACCGCGCTGGGCCCATCGCTCACGGACCGCGCCTGGATCGAGGGGAACGGCTCCTTCGACGAGATCATCGCCGTCACGCGCAACGGCGTCGCGACCCCGAAGGAGTTCCCCGTCCCCATGCCCGCGCGCGGCGACGGCACCTTCTCCGACGAGCAGATCCGCGCGGTGTCCGCCTACACCTCCTCGATCGCCAACGCGCGCTAG